The Vibrio penaeicida sequence CCCAGACATACCTAAAGCAAGCGACCAAATGCACCACTTCCCTTTCGATAACATCGTATTGCTCCTTTGCTTACTTTCTTTAGCTGATCGTTTAGAACGGCTGATCATGTAGAACGCACTTTCTTGAAGGACGGAATCTTTGCTAGGTCATACTCTCAAGGTCATAGCTTTGTATAGCTATCGCTATGCCAGACAATGGCTTTGTTAGACACTAGATTCGCGAGAGTCCAGCTTCAAAGATCATTCGTGCTTATTCAGTGTGCTCGCGTTTAAAAATGAGGAAAATTGGACTCTGGATGAAGTTTTCTCATCCCTTAGTTGGAGGGAAAGTCTCCACCCTAGGGCGGAGAGGAATTGGGCTACTCAGCCCCTAGTTCTTTGTATAGTTCAGGAATAGGACAATCAATGGTCATTGCAAGACACCAAGCCTGCATTCGCCCATCAGAAAGCGTGGCAATAACCACATCTTCTAAAGCATACGATAGCTGACGGTAATCGGCTTGAACCGCCATACCAATGTCCCACCGTAGAATACCTAATGTGGGAAAATGCGTATCCGAGAGTTTGATCGATTCACCAGACCGATTTTTCATCCACTGAACTTGCCCACCTAACCCCATTACCGCGTGTACCTCTCCGGTGTTGAGTGCACCGAACGCAAGCTGCAAGCTATTGTATGTTTTGGTGTTTTGACGAAAGCGCCCACCAAATGCTGTCGCGAAATAGAACTGAGGGACAGTATCTATCTCCACGCCCACGGGAATGTATTGAAACATCGCAACCGTTTCTATTTGGGCATTCTTAGAGGCATCAAATGCCACTCGCCATCGCTCTGTTTGGTAAGGGGCAAACATGTACACGCGTTCATGTGCGGGTAAGCCAAGGTCGTCCCTTTTAAGTTGCCATTTCCTGTCATAGGGAACACGCATCATGACATCGGCTTTTACTCGCGTTCCGTCGTTTGTATGCAGATTTAACCCTTTCCATAAGTAGTTACGCATATCATCTTCAGCGGTTTCGTCTGCCGTCATCCATAAGAATCTCAACTCGACATCGAGCGCCTCTGCAAAAGCTCGGGCGAGTTCAACGTCAATGCCTTTCTCCGTTTCACCTTCAATGAATGAGTACGGTGGAAAATCACGATAAAACGCAACTTTTATGTAACCGCTATCGACAATGTCGTCCATCGAACGGGCAGAAGCTAGCATGGAAGGCTGCCATAAAATCGCCGCCGCTAAGCAAATGTAGATGATCGCTTTCATATCAACTTTCTGGTGCAACAGATTCAAGCCAAGTTCTTATTGCCCATAGTGCTTCTTGGTTTAGATGTTCCGTCATTTTTGGCATGTAAACAGCCCCGTTTCTGACTGCGCCATTCTGAACACGGTAGACATACCATTCATCACCATCAAAGTCGGGCTCAAGAAAACGAAGATCTGGGGCGATGCCGCCAGAAATGCCCTCTAAACCATGGCATCGAGCGCAATTTTGGTTGTAAGCAGAAGCACCAATTCGTTCTATTTCAGCGCGTTCACTGGCTTGCAGTTCGCGATATGGGTTGGTGTCTTGCCAATCTTCCCCTAGTTGAGGAATAGACGATGTGTCTATCGATTGGGGGGTGACATTTCCGTGTGCCGCCACTGGCTCGGATAAGAAAATCAAGCTTGGCATAACAGCGGCAACTGGCACCAAAAATCCACCTAAAATAGTTACAACGGCTTTTCTCGGTTGCCATTTTTTACGTAACTTCCATATAAAATTTTTCATGATTCGTACTCCTTCACTTCACTACTTTTCTAGTTTCAGTGTATGGGTACACGGCATCGAACAAAATCATCCAAAAGCTTCGTATTTTGTCATCCTTTAGGAGGAAATCGCCTGTTTTACTGGGTTACAGCGTGGTCAAAACCAAACTTTGTTGATTAGAGTAGTCAGCAATAGGAAACGGAATCGGAGGCAGAATGCTTCATTTTTTTAAGCGAAGACCGCAGATAAAGCGAAATTGGATGAAGATCGTTTTGATGGGTATTTCTCTGTCATCCGGTTCACATTACGCCTTTGCTCTGGACGTGAACGTCGCGTATTTGAAGCTGGTTCAAGACGCGATAACAGCGACTCCTATTTACCTACGCTCTCCCTCAAACAGTGGCATAGCTGGAGCTGAGTTATCCATCGAAGACAGCAACGGAGCTGGAAAATTTTTGGGTCATCAATACACGCTATCTTCAGTAAGAGAAACTAGCCAAGATGCACTCGTTTCCCACGCTAAATCGCTTAATCAATCAGGAACGAAGCTTTACTTAGTGGATAGTGACGCCGCGACGTTGAAACGCGTTCAAGCGGCTTTACCTTCTGAAGCACTGATATTTAATGTCAACTCAGCCAATCAGGCATTACGAACTGAGGCGTGCCTCGCCAATGTTTTACACACTTCGCCAAGCTATCGCATGTTGTCCGATGCCATTGCCCAATGGCTCCGTTACAAAAAGCTTACAAAGGTTCTGCTGATTACCGGTTCAACAGAGCAAGATTTGGAAATGGCAGACAATGTTCGAGCCAGTATCAAACGCCTTGGATTAAAGATCATCGCAGATAAGCCATGGACATTTGATGCCGATTTAAGGCGCAGCACCGCCAAAGAAATCCCGCTGTTCACTCAATACAAAAACTACGACGCCGTTTGGGTGGTGGATGTGCACAGCGTGTTTGGTCAGTACCTCCCTTTTAATACCTGGCTACCAAGACCCGTTGTGGGAACTCATGGATTACGAGCAGACAATTGGCATAAAGCGATTGAGCAATGGGCCGCCATACAACTTCAGCATCGATTTTTTGAGCAATCGGATCGATTTATGAATGCTCATGACTACTCGGCTTGGGTTGCCATTCGTGCTCTCAACGCGGCAGTCACTCAAACAAATTCAGTGGAACCTCATTTAATTCATGAACATTTGCTCAGCTCAACGTTTGAATTTGGTGCTTACAAAGGCAGAAAACTGAGTTTCAGACCATGGAGTGGTCAGCTACGTCAGCCTATTCCACTTGCTCACCCAAGTGCGCTTGTGGCATCCGCCCCATTAGATGGCTACTTACACCCTTTTAATGACTTAGACACTTTGGGCGCTGACAAACAGGATTCAAAATGCAATTTGACCAAGTAAAAAGGTTACTCGGATATATAAGAAATTCAAAAGGATAGGAAAATGAACCGTTATTTAAAGCATCTCCCTCTTTGCATGTTATGCACGTTGCCGTGGCTAACCGTGGCTTCTTTTGCGTCAGAGGTCGCCTATGTTTCTAATGAAAAAGACGACTCGATTAGTTTGATTGATATGGGCAGTTTAAACGTGCTCAAAACAATCACCGTGGGTGACCGACCACGAGGTATTTTGCTGAGTAAAGACAAGACCCAACTCTATATTTGTGCTAGTGAATCGGACACCGTGCAAATATTGGATTTAGCCACGCAAGACATCATCGGCGAGCTGCCTTCTGGGGAGGACCCAGAGCAATTTGCTTTGCACCCTAACGGGAGTACATTATACGTCGCTAATGAAGATGATGCCCTTCTCACCGTCATCGATATTCCATCCAAAAGCGTGATTACCCAAATTGACGTCGGCGTAGAGCCAGAAGGTGTTGCGGTGAGCCCGGATGGTTCGACCGTTATCGTTACCTCGGAAACCTCCAACATGGCGCACTGGATAGATTCTAAAACTAACCAAGTCGTTCATAATACGTTAGTTGATGAGCGACCAAGACATGCTGAATTTACCAAAAGTGGCGAAAGGCTTTGGATCAGCTCCGAGATTGGTGGCACGGTAAAAGTGATTGATACTGAATCAAGGCAAGTATTAAAGACACTCAGCTTCAAACCGAAAGGCATCCATTCCCATAAAATTCAGCCAGTGGGCATTCAGCTTTCGAGCGATGGAAAACTCGCATTTGTCGCCCTTGGCCCTGCAAACCATATCGCGATTGTCGATCAGCAATCTTTGGAAATTCTCGATTATCTCTTGGTTGGAAGACGTGTCTGGCACATGGCATTTAACGCGGCAGAAGACAAACTTCTTACTACAAATGGAGTCAGTGGCGACGTATCGATCATTGATGTCTCCAATCTAAAGGTTCTGAAATCCATCAAAGTTGGTCGCTACCCTTGGGGTGCTGTCATCAAAGAGACACCACAATGATTCCGGTTAGTGTTAAGAGCCTAACGTTTCAACGGGGCAATAGAATCACGCTCAAAGATGTCTCTTTCGAGCTCTCTAGTGGTATCACAATATTGCTTGGCCCTAATGGCTCTGGCAAAACCACCCTATTTTCATTACTTACTCGCCTTCTTCCTCAGCAGGAAGGTGAGATTTTGATGTTTGGCCAGTCTTTGATTGAACAGCCTCAGCACAGCGCAAAAAATACAGGTGTGGTTTTTCAACAAAGTGCTTTGGATTTAGATTTAACCGGTGAGCAAAACCTTTTTTATTACGGTGGGCTAAGGGGGTTAAGCAGAACAGAAACCGTCACTGCATTTTTGCCTTTGGTTCAAGAGTTTGAATTGGAGAACACCTTAAAAAAGAAGGTAAGAGAATTGAATGGCGGGCACCGGCGGCGGTTGGAGATAGTTCGGGCGATGTTGCACTCTCCACGTCTATTACTTTTAGACGAACCAAGCTCTGGTTTAGACCCCGAAGTAAGAAAAGTGCTCGTACGCTTAATACGAAAAACGGCCACACAAAGTGAAACATGTGTGCTTTGGGCTACGCACCTCATTGATGAAGTAGAGCTCAACGATAACGTATTAATGCTTTTAAAGGGGAACTTGATTGAGCAAGGTAACGTGAGTGAACTATGCCAAAAATACCGCTGTGACTCTGTTCAGCAATTGTATCAAACGTGTCTAGGGGCTGTTGAGCCCAAGTAAGGATGCAACGTGAACTATTGGTTTGGTTTTTCTAGCATTGTGTACCGTGAGCTTTTAAAGTTCACTCAGCAAAAAACACGCTTCGCCAGTAGCTTAGTGCGCCCCCTGCTCTGGCTAATCGTATTTGCAGCCGGTTTTAGAGCCGCACTGGGGATTTCGATAATAGAGCCGTACGCCACATACATTAATTATGAAGAGTACATACTGCCTGGGCTATGCGCCATGGTCTTACTTTTTAATAGTATGCAAAGCGCACTCTCCATCGTTTATGATCGCGAAATGGGGTCGATAAAACTACTTCTGACTAGCCCCCTCCCACGATGGTTCCTCATATTATCTAAGCAAATTGCCAGTTCGTTAGTTTCATTACTTCAAGTTTATGCCTTCTTAGGTATTGCCTACATATATGGGATTGAGCCACCAGCCCTGGGTTTCTTCTATGCGCTACCTGCTTGCTTCATAACGGCGATGATGCTTTCAGGTCTCGGGATCGTAATCGCATCCTACATTCATCAGTTAGAAAACTTCGCTGGGGTAATGAACTTCGTCATTTTCCCTATGTTCTTTATGTCGTCAGCCCTTTATCCTTTATGGAAAATGCAGGAATCCAGTGAATGGTTATACCAAATCTGCCGCTCTAACCCATTTACCTATTGTGTCGAGCTGATTAGGTACGCGCTCTATTCCCAATTTAATCAAATAGGAACAATAGTGGTAGTGACTCTTGCTCTATTATTTTCTTTATTGGCTTCCTATCAGTTTAATTTAAAAAAACAGTAGCCATGAATTTTCATTATGATATAACATATCAATATTAAAAATAATTAAATCTACCTTGGTTCAAAAATTACGTAATATTAGTAATCTCAATTTCAAAACCCTAGCACTGTAATCAAAATTCAAAGATCAATGCTAAATATTCTCTTTTCTTATTTACGAAACTTCTTTTAATTACTTATCAGTAATTGATAAATAAGCTCATTGCATAAACAATTAAACCAACTTTTTGTTTCAATATAATTTCAACGGTAGATTTATTATAGCTTACAGGTAACCTTTAGATTGTTCAGCGTTTAAACCCCAAGCTCAGAATAATATTTTATCGATGCCTTTTTTGAAGCAATACCACACTTTAGCCTGATTATTTATTTAACAGATAGTGTAAGAATTGGAATTTTTATGCACTTAGAATGGTTGAAATGCAAGCTTTTGATTTTCATTGCATTTAGCTCCATTTTCACATTTTATTTATTTTTCCTGTGAAAGATTATAATTATATTTGATATGCCTATTTTTCAATTACTACCATGGGTGGTCTCCTTTATATTCGAGAAACCTAATAAGCGTGTAAGCGCTCATTGCACGCTTTATTTAAGTGAACGTTATTTAAATAGAACTTTCTTGGATATAGAAATGGAACACTCAAAGTCAACTTCAAAGGAAATGAATAATGAAAATGGCGAACACTAAATTATCTTTGATCGCGATCTCGGTCGCGTCAGTCATGCTCTCTGGCTGTACTCCTGAACTATACGCAAAATATGTCAGCGACCAGATTGAGAAAGACGCGGTAGTAAAGCATCTCGATAAATTAGAAAAGCGTGCGGTGCCCACTCCGGATGGTAGTGCTCTTACTCGTGCCGCAGGCACAAAAGGCTATAAACGTTCACTAAAATATATCGCTAAGAAATTAAGAAAAGCCGGATATAAGGTGACTAAGCAAGGGTTTGATTTTAGAAGCTGGCAAGAATTACCAAACACCTCTGTTACGGTTGATGGTAAAGCTCTCCTCTCAACTAAAGATGCAGGAGAAGGCGAAGTCGCTGATTACGCAACCATGTCATACTCCGGCTCATCGAATGGGACAGTTGACGGCAACATCGTTTTTGTCACACCTGACTTCCGTTTTGATCAACCAGACTATGATGATACAGATGGCTGTGAGGCGACCGACTTTGATGGTAAGGATGTCACTGGCAAAGTAGCGGTGATTCAACGCGGTGGTTGCTCGTTCAACGCGAAAGCGACGAATGCTCAAGCAGCCGGAGCTACTGGTGTGATCATCTTTAACCAAGGTAACTCAGAAGGGCGTAAAGGCGTAGTGGCAGGTACGTTAAGCCGCGACAGCACCGTCACTATCCCGACATTTGGTTTGCGTTATGACCTAGGTAAACAATGGTTCGACGACCTTGCCAATGGTGCGATCAACGCTTCCTTAAATGTTACCGTCATGAACAGAATCGTGAAAACACATAACTTGATTGCAGAAACTCGCCGTGGCGATGATGATCAGGTTATTATGCTAGGTGCACACTTAGATTCTGTTCCTGAAGGTCCAGGCATCAACGATAATGGCTCTGGTTCTGCAGGCTTACTTGAATATGCGTTAACTCTTGCTGATACGGGTATCAAGCCTCGAAACAAAATCCGCTTCGCATGGTGGGCAGCGGAAGAAGCTGGACTAATCGGTTCAAACTACTACACCGAAGAACTGTTCAAACCTATTCTGGATGAAGCGCGTAAGCAAATCATGGAAGAACTAGGCATTGAAGATCCGGCCGATCTTACTGAAGAACAAAACAAACTGGTTGAAGCTCGTTACAACGAAATGAACAACGTGAAGTTGTATCTAAACTTCGACATGATCGGTTCGCCTAACTACATTTACGGTGTTATGGATGGCGATTTGTCAGACACGAAAGACAGCCCAGATAACGCGTATACTGGCGACTTCGAGCCTCCATTTGGTACATCAGACATTGAAACTCAGTTTATCAATTTCTTTGGTGACAATGGCGAGACAACTGTCCCTCAAGCACTTTCTAAACGTTCTGACTACGCAGGATTTGCAGATTGGGGAGTCGCATTCGGCGGGTTATTTACTGGTGCAGAGAAACTTAAGTCGGCTGAAGAAGTCGGTGAATTTGGTGGTGATATCGATGTCGCATACGACAAGTGTTATCACCGTGCCTGTGACGATTCAACTAACGTCAGTCACAAAGCACTGTTCATGAACACCAAAGCTCTAACCTATGTCACGACCTACTATGCGATGAGTGAAGACTTATTCCCAGAACCTGCTGAACCTAAAGCAGCAGCACGACAAGCTCGTAGCTTCTCTGCGGAATCCGCTCCAAAAGAAACACTGCGCATTGGTGAACGTCTGAAAGCAGCAGACAGCGTATCTGACCACGATCACTTCCATGGTGATTTTGACCAAGACTTCGAATAACACGGTCTGAATCCCAGCCATATTAATGGCTGGGATTTTTTTCTTGTTCTAACTTTGGTATCACGCTTTTAAGGTCATTTTGCAATTCAAGTGTACTTTGTTGACCAAGTTGCCTCATCTCACATGAGGGTTTGTGCAGTAAATGTGAGCCCTTGTGGTCTTAACACCAATCATCTCTTATTGATAAACTTGTGGAAAAATACGTGCTACGACGCATTTCTTCGAGGGTTTTCCACAAGCCAAAAAACCTCCAACCCCATTAAAATAGGACAACATCACTACATTGTTCATTTCTGCACCACCTTATTTACTAACAAAACTAGCAGCTAACCCGCTAGGAATGGCACAGATTATGGAAATAGGTTTAGTGGAATAAGCAGCAGGTTACACAACATAATTAACAGGTATTAACATGAGTTACATCTAGCTTAAAAAGCTTTAAATTCAACAAGTAAATTAAAAATCTCCTACAAACTATCAGCCCCAATCCATACTGATTACAGCAACAATTTTCATGAGTACCATTGCGTAAGCGGCGTGCAGATAACTTGCGTCTCCGTTCAGATTTGTACTCTCGAAAACGAAAATCATAGGAATATCATACGCTGGTAACGAGTGTTAACCGAGTTATCCACAGAAAATGTGGATAACATTTTGAAAACGTTGCCAGATCACAAAACAGTAATAAAAAAACACACTAATCAGATTTTTTACTACTGTCATTAAAGTGAAAACTGTATGCACTATATTTCACAACAATAAACTCAAGTGATTTTAAGATACGAGGATTGAACTTTGCGTATGGAAATTCAAAATCATCTGGCTAGAGCATCAGTAAAAAGCAATTTGGGTTCAGAGCCTTCTAGCGATAGCAAAAATTGGCTTAAAGAGCCCGTAAAAGCGATTGTTAAACCTGCTTTGCGCGTTAACCCAGAAGAAGGGGTTACTACAGGCTTTGTTGGTAGTGCAACAGAAACAATTGCTGGTGTCATGACACCGGAAAGTATGGTCTGGTACTAAACCGCTACAATATCGACTCTAACCATATAGATTCGTTAACTGTATCCTAGCGTTTCCCCTATAACGCCAGAGGTAAAGAGCTCCCATGCGAGCTCTTCTGCTTACTTGCCGCTAGTCTAATCAAATTCGAACAGTACTCATTTATCTATATACCCAAGTTTTATCTATATACCCAAGAGGTCTCAAGGTTCAGGATTCAGGTCTTCGTATTCTGTTCCAGTTCAAGGAAAAGAACGCAGCGGAATAAACTGCCTCGCTAACAAAACATGCACAAAGAATGTGTCTACATTGCGACCAATTTGATTCAACCTAACAGATCTTTATTCCCATGGTTGTACATGCCTAATCAGCGTTTTAAGGTGAGAACAGATTAATCGCTAAGAGGTAGTTCCATGAAATACACACAAGATCATCTCGACGAATTGAACCTTCTTCTTCAATTCGATATCAGTAGCTCAGCCACTGGTATTAAAGTCCACCAAGACGCATCAGAATCGGCACAAGGGGCGGTCCAGCGATTGTTTCAAAAAGGTCTATGTACTCAAGCCGACGGTGGCTATTTAACGGATGAAGGTATCGAAGTGGCTGAACACGCAGACAAGGTTCTTCGCGTTTTAAGTGCCACAGGTGCTTAAGCATGAAGAAAATCGCCATTTTAGGCGCAGGCTGGCTAGGACTTCCCCTAGCCAAATTGCTGATAGAAGCCGGCCATAAGGTTATTGCTAGTAAAACAACCCTTGAAGGTTGTGAGCAACTTAAACAGGAAGGCATTGAAGCTTTTCTATTCCGCTTATCTGAAAATGAACAAGAGTGTGCTAGCCAGCTTATTCAACATCTGAAAAACCATGACATTGACGTTTTGATAGGTGCATTTCCACCTGGTTTTCGTAAAGGAGGCGGTCTGCATTATTTGAATCACTGGCAAGCTATGGTTAAAGCCGCAACCGACGCTGGTGTTAAGAAAATAGTAAAAGTCAGCTCCACGACCGTTTATCCAGAGCAACCAACCAAAATGAATGAAGCGTGTGCTTCTCTTTCCATTGCACTTGAAAATACCGCATTTTCTGAAAAAGCTGTCATCATGTTGAAAGCTGAACAAGCCATTATTGAATCTGGCTTGGACTACGTTGTGGTTCGATGCAGTGGTTTGGTTGGCGCAGACAGACACCCATCCCGTTTTGCCGCGAGGTTAAAATCGGTCAGTTCTTCTGCTCCCGCCAATATGCTGCATCAGGATGATGCTGTTGGCGTCGTCGCTTTCGCTGTGACCAATCTCCAAAATACCGTTGTCAACGCAACCAGCCCGTCAACCGTGAGTAAAGCGGAATACTATCAACGAGCCATTGAATCCGTGAGTTCAGATAGTGTCCTTTCATTGCCCCCCGTGGTAGACCAACCCGGTAAAATGATCGTGACGGACAAATTGATTTCTTTGGGCTATCAGTACCTCTATCCGAGTACTTTAGACGCGCTATAGGAGAGTGTATGGCAACCCGGTTATATCAAGATATAGAAACTGTTTGGCATTACATGCAAATGCACCAACGTATTGAAAATGCAGATTGCATATTTTGTATGTGCAGCAATGATGAAAGAGTGGCGGAATATGCCGCTAGCCTCTATTTGAAAGGCATCGCACCAAAATTGGTGTTTTCCGGCGCACAAGGTCGCCTAACTGAAGGCTTATTTGATCTCAGTGAAGCAGAACATTTTGCAGAAATTGCAAAACAAATGGGCGTTCCATCAGAACACATATTGCTAGAAACACACGCGACCAATTCAGGTGAAAATGTGGTTTTCACTGCCAACTTGTTTAGAGAAATTGATTTTTCCCCAGACCGGGTTTTGTTGGTTCAAAAGCCTTACATGGAAAGGCGCGCATACGCGACGTTCAAGAAACAATGGGACTTGCCATACGTAGAGGTGAATGTCACATCGTCTGGAGGCAAATTTTCAGACTACTTCACCGATTCGATACCCTCCAATTTAGTTATCGAAACCATGCTCGGAGATTTTGAGCGTTTGCAAACTTATCCTGAAAAGGGATACCAGATCGAACAAGACATCCCAGACGGGGTGATGCTTGCTTATCAGAATATAAAAGCGCGACCTTCTTTTTCTTAATAAAAAAGTGATAATCACAACTCAGCCCAAACCTCATTTGATGCTTGGGCTGAGTATAAAAGAAGTGAACTCATAAAGAAGGCGCATAGCAGGAGAAATTTAATGGAAGTCTTGAATCAAGCTGTCGGCTTTCTTGCAGAAAATAAACTAATATCAAGTGCACTGCTGATTTTGCTCATTGTACTGGTTAGAAGAATCGTCATTTCTTTGATCCGAGGTGACATCAATTTCCTCACCGAAGACCAAAGAAAATGGATCTCTCGCACCAAAAACAGTGCGTTTTCAGTCATCATTATTACGCTATTTTTATTATGGCAATCCGAAATCAGTGAATTTGCACTGTCGCTCACCGCAATTGCTGTAGCTGTTGTAGTCGCATCTAAAGAAATTATTCTGTGCTTCACAGGCTCGATTCAAAGGGCGAGCTCTCGTTCATTTAGAATTGGTGATTGGATTGAGGTTGGTAACCTTTGTGGGGAAGTGATTGAGCACAATTTGATGGCAACAGTGATTCAAGAAATTGATTTGCACCACGGTAACTATAACTACACCGGAAAAACAGCAACTCTACCAAACAGTATGTTTTTCAGTGTTCCCGTGAAAAATCTAAACTTTATGAAACGCTACGTTTACCACAGTTTCAATATTGTTGTAGGGGAATTTCGTAACCTTTACCCTATGTTCCCTAGCCTCTTGGCAAAAATTGATGACCACTGCGAAGACTTTATTGATGTCGCTAAACGATACAACGTTGTCATTGAGCGTCATGCCGGCGTCGATTTACCTGGTGCAGAACCGCATATCTCCGTTTCTAGCGCGAATACTGGCGAACAAATTGTTCATTTCATGCTTTTTTGCCCAACAGATCGCGCATTTGAAATTGAACAGCTGATTCGTGAAGATTTTATGGCTATGTATCAACGCCATTTCGGTCAGAAGAATCCAACTTCACTAACCTAAAATCAGGTTAATAATTTGCACTGTGCTCCGCGTGCTACATACAAGAAACCAAGCGACTGGCTTGGTTTTTTTATTTGTATTGATTCTTAAAAGTTTGGGTGGCTAAAAACGAAAAAATCTCGACATTTCTGTCGAGATTTCAGAATTTTGGAGCGACACACGAGGTTCCCGATCTTCAAGGCGTAGGCGTGACCTCAACCTTGACAAGGTTGTGCTTGCTTTGAGTTTGATAAGGGAATTCTGAGTGAAAAATTGGAGCGACACACGAGGTTCCCGATCTTCAAGGCATAAGCGTGACCTCAACCTTGACAAGGTTGTGCTTGCTTTGAGTTTGATAAAGGAATTCAGAGTGAAAAATTGGAGCGACACACGAGGTTCCCGATCTTCAAGGCGTAAGCGTGACCTCAACCTTGACAAGGTTGTGATTGTTTTGATTTTGATAAAGGAATTTGGAGTGGGAAATTGGAGCGACACACGAGGTTCCCGATCTTCAAGGCATAAGCGTGACCTCAACCTTGACAAGGTTGTGCTTGCTTTGAGTTTGATAAAGGAATTCAGAGTGAAAAATTGGAGCGACACACGAGGTTCGAACTCGTGACCTCAACCTTGGCAAGGTTGCGCTCTACCAGCTGAGCTAGTGTCGCATAATATTCGAGAGATGGTGCCCCGGGCCGGACTTGAACCGGCACAGCGCGAACGCCGAGGGATTTTAAATCCCTTGTGTCTACCAATTCCACCACCAGGGCACACAATATTCATTGTGATGGAGACACCATCTTGATATCGCAATGAAGCCATATCATTTTAATTTGGAGCGACACACGAGGTTCCCGATCTTCAAGGCTTAGGCGTGACCTCAACCTTGGCAAGGGAACACCTTGCATCACAATTTGATGAAGTATCATCAAACAAAATTTGGAGCGACACACGAGGTTCGAACTCGTGACCTCAACCTTGGCAAGGTTGCGCTCTACCAGCTGAGCTAGTGTCGCAAATGGAGGCGCGTCCCGGAGTCGAACCGAGGTCCACGGATTTGCAATCCGCTGCATAGCCACTCTGCCAACACGCCTTCAACTCAATTCGAAAACTTGAATCAGTTCCTCTTGAGTACGGGGAGGCATTCTACGCATTCCCGCGAGAGCGTCAACTGTATTTTTTAGTTTTTTGATTCGTTTGGCTATTTTCCGGTCAAAACACGCAAAACAGTTCTTTTAATCATCCCATAGCTAGTCTCTATAGACCTTTCGAGATTATTCTTCAAACAGTTTGTAACCCATTACCAAAGCCAACGAGATAAGTTTTACGCTAGGTATATACCCATGCATAAGAACGGAAACAAGAGTCTTCTTTCCGTTAACAATGTTGAATTCATCAATCAGCTCATTAG is a genomic window containing:
- a CDS encoding ABC transporter substrate-binding protein codes for the protein MKIVLMGISLSSGSHYAFALDVNVAYLKLVQDAITATPIYLRSPSNSGIAGAELSIEDSNGAGKFLGHQYTLSSVRETSQDALVSHAKSLNQSGTKLYLVDSDAATLKRVQAALPSEALIFNVNSANQALRTEACLANVLHTSPSYRMLSDAIAQWLRYKKLTKVLLITGSTEQDLEMADNVRASIKRLGLKIIADKPWTFDADLRRSTAKEIPLFTQYKNYDAVWVVDVHSVFGQYLPFNTWLPRPVVGTHGLRADNWHKAIEQWAAIQLQHRFFEQSDRFMNAHDYSAWVAIRALNAAVTQTNSVEPHLIHEHLLSSTFEFGAYKGRKLSFRPWSGQLRQPIPLAHPSALVASAPLDGYLHPFNDLDTLGADKQDSKCNLTK
- a CDS encoding ATP-binding cassette domain-containing protein, producing the protein MIPVSVKSLTFQRGNRITLKDVSFELSSGITILLGPNGSGKTTLFSLLTRLLPQQEGEILMFGQSLIEQPQHSAKNTGVVFQQSALDLDLTGEQNLFYYGGLRGLSRTETVTAFLPLVQEFELENTLKKKVRELNGGHRRRLEIVRAMLHSPRLLLLDEPSSGLDPEVRKVLVRLIRKTATQSETCVLWATHLIDEVELNDNVLMLLKGNLIEQGNVSELCQKYRCDSVQQLYQTCLGAVEPK
- the pedF gene encoding cytochrome c-550 PedF; this translates as MPSLIFLSEPVAAHGNVTPQSIDTSSIPQLGEDWQDTNPYRELQASERAEIERIGASAYNQNCARCHGLEGISGGIAPDLRFLEPDFDGDEWYVYRVQNGAVRNGAVYMPKMTEHLNQEALWAIRTWLESVAPES
- a CDS encoding substrate-binding periplasmic protein, with product MKAIIYICLAAAILWQPSMLASARSMDDIVDSGYIKVAFYRDFPPYSFIEGETEKGIDVELARAFAEALDVELRFLWMTADETAEDDMRNYLWKGLNLHTNDGTRVKADVMMRVPYDRKWQLKRDDLGLPAHERVYMFAPYQTERWRVAFDASKNAQIETVAMFQYIPVGVEIDTVPQFYFATAFGGRFRQNTKTYNSLQLAFGALNTGEVHAVMGLGGQVQWMKNRSGESIKLSDTHFPTLGILRWDIGMAVQADYRQLSYALEDVVIATLSDGRMQAWCLAMTIDCPIPELYKELGAE
- a CDS encoding YVTN family beta-propeller repeat protein, translating into MNRYLKHLPLCMLCTLPWLTVASFASEVAYVSNEKDDSISLIDMGSLNVLKTITVGDRPRGILLSKDKTQLYICASESDTVQILDLATQDIIGELPSGEDPEQFALHPNGSTLYVANEDDALLTVIDIPSKSVITQIDVGVEPEGVAVSPDGSTVIVTSETSNMAHWIDSKTNQVVHNTLVDERPRHAEFTKSGERLWISSEIGGTVKVIDTESRQVLKTLSFKPKGIHSHKIQPVGIQLSSDGKLAFVALGPANHIAIVDQQSLEILDYLLVGRRVWHMAFNAAEDKLLTTNGVSGDVSIIDVSNLKVLKSIKVGRYPWGAVIKETPQ
- a CDS encoding ABC transporter permease, producing MNYWFGFSSIVYRELLKFTQQKTRFASSLVRPLLWLIVFAAGFRAALGISIIEPYATYINYEEYILPGLCAMVLLFNSMQSALSIVYDREMGSIKLLLTSPLPRWFLILSKQIASSLVSLLQVYAFLGIAYIYGIEPPALGFFYALPACFITAMMLSGLGIVIASYIHQLENFAGVMNFVIFPMFFMSSALYPLWKMQESSEWLYQICRSNPFTYCVELIRYALYSQFNQIGTIVVVTLALLFSLLASYQFNLKKQ